Proteins encoded within one genomic window of Triticum aestivum cultivar Chinese Spring chromosome 2D, IWGSC CS RefSeq v2.1, whole genome shotgun sequence:
- the LOC123048407 gene encoding ent-isokaurene C2/C3-hydroxylase-like yields the protein MDAWPSVCFVALSTVLAIWLLKLSGSKSKSAKKNLPPGPWTLPIIGSLHHVTTALPHRTIMKLSRRHGPLMLLRLGEVPTVVVSSAEVMAEVTKANDLAFAGRPRSATNELFGSGGRDIALAPYGDHWRQMRKIGVMELLSSKQVKRMESIRVEEVGSLLRDITASNGATINLSEKAMALSNHVTTRAVFRGKFTQQGEYLRELDKAFTLLGGFCLHDLFPSSRLVRWLSNGEREMNKCHRRIHRIIANVVEERKASRAAHTGSSVAGHEDMLDVLLRLQHEDSLQFPLTTETMGAILFDVFAGGTETTGNVLIWAMAELMRSPNSMAKAQQEVREVLGEDRAVITNTDLVELQYMRMIIKEVLRLHPPNPLVPRMAREDCTVMGYDIPKDTSVYINVFAISQDPRYWDKPEEFRPERFENNDVNYNGTYFEFLPFGTGRRQCPGIQFSSSVTEMALTNFLYHFDWLLPNGANAASVDMSEKFGINVSKMYGLQLIAIPHVWSKAMSSK from the exons ATGGACGCGTGGCCAAGTGTGTGTTTCGTAGCCCTGTCCACGGTGCTGGCGATTTGGCTTCTCAAGCTCTCGGGTAGCAAGAGCAAGTCAGCCAAGAAGAACCTACCTCCAGGGCCATGGACTCTCCCGATCATCGGCAGCCTCCACCACGTCACCACTGCCCTCCCTCATCGCACCATAATGAAGCTATCTCGCCGTCATGGGCCCCTAATGCTTCTCAGGCTAGGCGAGGTCCCCACCGTGGTGGTCTCCAGCGCCGAGGTGATGGCTGAGGTGACCAAGGCCAACGACCTCGCGTTCGCCGGCCGGCCGCGGAGTGCAACCAATGAATTGTTCGGCTCTGGCGGAAGGGACATCGCCTTGGCCCCATACGGTGACCATTGGCGCCAGATGCGCAAGATCGGCGTCATGGAGCTCCTCAGCTCCAAGCAGGTGAAACGCATGGAAAGCATCAGGGTTGAGGAGGTGGGCAGCCTCCTCCGGGATATCACGGCTTCAAATGGCGCCACCATCAACCTCAGCGAGAAGGCCATGGCGCTCAGCAACCACGTCACCACGAGGGCAGTTTTCCGCGGCAAGTTCACACAGCAAGGTGAGTACCTCCGTGAGTTGGACAAAGCGTTTACGCTGCTGGGCGGCTTCTGCCTGCACGACCTCTTCCCGTCGTCGAGGTTGGTCAGGTGGCTGAGCAATGGCGAGCGCGAGATGAACAAATGCCATCGCCGCATCCACCGCATCATTGCCAATGTCGTCGAGGAGCGCAAGGCCTCGCGAGCTGCCCATACCGGCAGCTCTGTCGCCGGCCACGAGGACATGCTGGACGTGCTGCTCAGGCTGCAGCACGAGGACTCGTTGCAATTTCCTCTAACCACAGAGACAATGGGGGCCATCTTGTTT GACGTATTTGCAGGTGGCACGGAGACCACGGGAAATGTTTTGATATGGGCCATGGCAGAGCTTATGCGTAGTCCAAACAGTATGGCTAAAGCACAACAAGAAGTGCGTGAGGTTTTGGGTGAAGACCGAGCTGTCATTACTAATACCGACCTTGTTGAACTCCAGTATATGAGAATGATCATCAAGGAGGTCCTTAGGTTGCATCCGCCTAATCCTCTTGTTCCCCGCATGGCCAGAGAGGATTGTACAGTTATGGGTTATGACATCCCTAAAGACACTAGTGTATATATTAACGTTTTTGCAATTTCTCAAGACCCTAGATATTGGGACAAACCTGAAGAGTTTAGGCCAGAAAGGTTTGAGAATAATGACGTGAATTACAATGGGACATACTTTGAATTCCTTCCCTTTGGGACTGGGCGACGACAATGCCCAGGTATTCAGTTCAGCTCATCAGTCACTGAGATGGCATTAACAAACTTTTTGTATCACTTCGACTGGTTGCTTCCGAATGGGGCTAACGCCGCTTCAGTTGACATGTCTGAGAAATTTGGGATTAATGTCAGCAAGATGTATGGCCTGCAACTCATAGCTATTCCACACGTGTGGTCCAAAGCTATGTCGTCAAAGTGA